One genomic window of Paenisporosarcina antarctica includes the following:
- the aroE gene encoding shikimate dehydrogenase, protein MKKWYAVIGDPISHSMSPSMHSKWFSDLTIDSTYIPVQVKKEKLADAVHSLKSLGASGWNVTIPHKEAILPFLDQIDSSAQLMGAVNTVVVEENGTLTGYNTDGIGFVNSLEEAMGLNLKELPILIIGAGGAARGIAFALKEQGYVNLSCANRSFSNAQRLITDLTSGRALSLEQAEVELGDFKIIIQTTPAGMLTTNVNMPLSLKNVTSSAIVADIVYNPLLTPFLAEAKDRGARCLNGVGMFVHQGALSFQKWTNRKPDTKQTIEQVEQILGGPHVNR, encoded by the coding sequence TTGAAAAAATGGTACGCGGTTATCGGTGACCCGATCTCTCATTCAATGTCACCAAGCATGCATAGTAAGTGGTTTTCCGATTTAACAATCGACTCCACTTACATTCCTGTGCAAGTCAAAAAAGAAAAACTAGCCGATGCTGTTCACTCATTAAAATCTTTAGGAGCAAGTGGTTGGAATGTAACGATTCCACATAAAGAAGCCATTTTGCCATTTTTAGATCAAATAGATTCTTCAGCACAACTAATGGGCGCAGTTAATACAGTTGTTGTAGAGGAGAATGGCACATTAACAGGTTACAATACGGATGGCATTGGGTTCGTTAATTCACTAGAAGAAGCAATGGGTTTAAATCTTAAAGAACTGCCTATTTTAATCATTGGTGCTGGTGGAGCAGCAAGAGGAATTGCTTTTGCATTAAAAGAGCAAGGCTATGTAAATCTCTCATGTGCAAACCGCAGTTTTTCAAATGCACAACGTTTAATCACTGATTTGACAAGTGGCCGTGCCCTATCGCTAGAGCAAGCAGAAGTTGAACTGGGAGACTTTAAAATCATCATACAAACAACGCCAGCTGGTATGCTAACAACTAATGTAAACATGCCTTTGTCACTTAAAAATGTAACATCTTCAGCAATTGTTGCAGATATTGTGTATAATCCATTATTGACGCCTTTTTTGGCTGAAGCAAAAGATCGAGGAGCACGTTGTTTGAATGGAGTGGGGATGTTTGTGCACCAAGGAGCATTGTCATTTCAAAAGTGGACAAATCGCAAACCAGATACGAAGCAAACTATAGAGCAAGTCGAACAAATACTAGGAGGTCCACATGTTAACAGGTAA
- the yhbY gene encoding ribosome assembly RNA-binding protein YhbY, with the protein MLTGKQKRFLRSEAHHLSAIFQVGKGGVNEHLIKHIEEAIETRELIKISILQNCEDDKQEVAEQLAKGTKSELVQLIGLTIVLYKPSVNNRKIVLPTRG; encoded by the coding sequence ATGTTAACAGGTAAACAAAAACGTTTTTTACGAAGCGAAGCTCATCATTTATCAGCTATTTTTCAAGTTGGAAAAGGTGGAGTAAATGAACATTTAATTAAACATATTGAAGAAGCGATCGAAACTCGTGAATTAATTAAAATCAGCATCTTGCAAAATTGTGAAGATGATAAACAAGAAGTAGCAGAACAATTAGCAAAAGGTACGAAATCAGAACTAGTTCAATTAATTGGTTTAACAATTGTGTTATACAAACCATCAGTAAACAATAGAAAAATCGTGTTACCAACAAGAGGCTAA